One window from the genome of Salisaeta longa DSM 21114 encodes:
- a CDS encoding CDP-alcohol phosphatidyltransferase family protein: MSSVLSDARWGRFWTVPNALSLLRLVLVVPIAWLLWTDGSLAWLFGLVLTACFTDWLDGRVARWSHSTSEWGKVLDPLADKFAGFLTVIVLTFRTAEPTLPLWFFGALVARDAAILAGSYFIVQKHGHVAMSIWSGKAATFWLALTVLAAILKADPPVLQFCVWITTTLLAWSFIMYVRRFIRAMTYTPPPTSESPPSPPVSSASPTPTH, from the coding sequence ATGTCCTCTGTTCTGTCTGACGCCCGTTGGGGACGCTTTTGGACGGTGCCCAATGCCTTGAGCCTGTTGCGGTTGGTGCTGGTTGTGCCGATTGCATGGTTGCTGTGGACCGACGGCTCGCTGGCCTGGCTCTTCGGACTGGTGCTGACGGCTTGCTTCACCGACTGGCTCGACGGGCGCGTTGCGCGGTGGTCGCACAGCACCTCGGAGTGGGGCAAGGTGCTCGATCCGCTCGCCGACAAGTTCGCCGGGTTTCTCACGGTCATCGTGCTCACCTTTCGCACCGCAGAGCCCACGTTGCCGCTGTGGTTTTTTGGTGCGCTCGTGGCCCGCGACGCCGCAATCCTTGCAGGAAGCTACTTCATCGTTCAGAAGCACGGGCACGTGGCCATGAGCATCTGGTCGGGCAAGGCGGCTACGTTTTGGCTGGCGCTTACCGTGCTCGCCGCTATCCTTAAGGCCGATCCGCCGGTGCTGCAGTTTTGCGTGTGGATCACCACAACACTTTTAGCGTGGTCCTTCATCATGTACGTGCGCCGGTTCATTCGGGCCATGACCTACACGCCGCCGCCCACGTCCGAATCGCCGCCGTCGCCCCCCGTTTCGTCTGCTTCGCCTACGCCAACCCACTAA
- the ftsY gene encoding signal recognition particle-docking protein FtsY yields the protein MGILDRFVRRNDEEEQEKLEDGLEKTRSSFFGKLDRMVRGKDTVDASVLDQLEELLVTSDVGVETTLDIIDRVEARVASDQYVSTDELNGLIRDEIAALMLEKEEERPADFEAPLPHKPYVIMVVGVNGVGKTTTIGKMAHRYKQAGKGVVLGAADTFRAAAIEQLEIWAERADVPLIKQQHGADPAAVAFDSVEAARARDADVVIVDTAGRLHTKGGLMDELAKIKRVMGRKVEGAPHEVLLVLDASTGQNAIRQAEEFTESVDVTSLALTKLDGTAKGGVVIGVSHQFQVPVKYIGVGEALDDLQVFDRKGFVEGLFKGVDA from the coding sequence ATGGGCATTCTAGATCGCTTCGTTCGTCGCAACGATGAGGAAGAGCAAGAAAAGCTGGAGGACGGCCTGGAAAAAACCCGGTCCAGCTTCTTTGGTAAGCTCGACCGCATGGTGCGCGGCAAGGATACCGTTGACGCCTCGGTGCTGGACCAGCTCGAAGAGCTGCTCGTCACCAGCGACGTGGGCGTGGAAACCACGCTCGACATCATCGACCGCGTCGAGGCCCGCGTGGCCAGCGACCAGTACGTCTCCACCGACGAGCTGAACGGCCTGATCCGCGACGAGATTGCGGCGCTCATGCTGGAGAAAGAGGAAGAGCGGCCGGCCGACTTCGAGGCGCCGCTGCCCCACAAGCCGTACGTCATCATGGTGGTCGGCGTGAACGGCGTAGGCAAAACGACGACCATCGGCAAGATGGCGCACCGCTACAAGCAGGCCGGAAAAGGCGTCGTGTTGGGGGCTGCCGATACGTTTCGGGCCGCGGCCATTGAACAGCTGGAGATTTGGGCCGAGCGGGCCGACGTGCCCCTCATCAAGCAACAGCATGGCGCCGACCCCGCGGCGGTCGCCTTCGACTCGGTAGAGGCGGCCCGTGCCCGTGACGCCGACGTCGTCATCGTGGATACCGCCGGCCGCTTGCACACCAAGGGCGGCCTGATGGACGAGTTGGCGAAGATCAAACGCGTCATGGGGCGCAAGGTAGAGGGCGCGCCGCACGAGGTGCTGCTCGTGCTCGACGCGTCCACCGGCCAAAATGCCATCCGCCAGGCCGAGGAGTTTACCGAGAGCGTCGACGTGACGAGCCTCGCCCTCACCAAGCTCGACGGCACGGCCAAGGGCGGGGTTGTCATTGGCGTGTCGCACCAGTTTCAGGTGCCCGTGAAGTACATCGGCGTTGGCGAGGCCCTCGACGACCTGCAGGTCTTCGACCGCAAGGGATTCGTAGAGGGCCTCTTCAAGGGCGTTGACGCGTAG
- the fmt gene encoding methionyl-tRNA formyltransferase, which produces MRIVFMGTPEFAVPSLRALIAHDYPPVAVVTGPDRPRGRGQRVTPTPVKAVAQEAGIAPILQPDSVRDASFADAVAALSPDVIVVVAFKILPPAVYETAAQGAFNLHGSLLPKYRGAAPINWAVMNGETETGVTTFFLQKQVDTGQIILRKSMPIGPNETAGDVHDRMMHLGAEAVVETVQHIEAGTVDPQPQDDSKATPAPKIFPDDCAIPWGRTASDVHNHIRGLSPYPGAWTMHGDTRLKVYRARVASGQGEPGTVLSAGEQLVVACDTGAVALTELQQPGKQRHKATDFLNGYDIAAGDVLTT; this is translated from the coding sequence ATGCGTATTGTGTTCATGGGCACCCCCGAGTTTGCGGTGCCATCGCTTCGCGCCCTCATCGCCCACGATTATCCGCCCGTAGCGGTCGTCACCGGCCCCGATCGGCCGCGCGGCCGGGGGCAGCGCGTAACGCCCACCCCGGTGAAGGCCGTGGCCCAAGAGGCAGGCATCGCCCCCATTTTGCAGCCAGATTCGGTGCGCGACGCGTCGTTTGCCGATGCGGTGGCCGCGCTGTCGCCCGACGTGATTGTGGTGGTGGCCTTCAAGATTTTGCCGCCGGCGGTGTACGAGACCGCAGCCCAGGGTGCCTTCAACCTGCACGGCTCGTTGCTGCCCAAGTACCGCGGCGCGGCGCCGATCAACTGGGCCGTGATGAATGGCGAGACGGAAACCGGGGTGACCACGTTCTTCCTTCAGAAGCAAGTGGACACCGGGCAGATCATCTTGCGCAAGTCGATGCCCATTGGCCCCAACGAAACCGCGGGCGACGTGCACGACCGCATGATGCACCTGGGCGCCGAGGCGGTGGTTGAGACGGTGCAGCACATTGAAGCCGGCACGGTCGATCCGCAGCCGCAAGACGACAGCAAGGCAACGCCCGCCCCCAAAATCTTTCCCGACGACTGCGCCATTCCGTGGGGGCGCACCGCGTCCGACGTGCACAACCACATCCGCGGGCTGTCGCCGTATCCGGGCGCGTGGACGATGCACGGCGACACGCGGCTGAAGGTGTACCGGGCCCGCGTGGCGTCGGGGCAGGGCGAGCCGGGGACGGTGCTCTCGGCCGGCGAACAGCTCGTGGTGGCTTGCGACACCGGCGCGGTGGCCCTCACTGAGCTGCAGCAGCCCGGCAAGCAGCGGCACAAGGCCACGGATTTCCTGAACGGCTACGACATTGCCGCGGGCGACGTGCTGACCACGTAA
- a CDS encoding DUF2256 domain-containing protein yields MSNKMRKKRDLPEKVCPVCGRPFKWRKKWADDWEHVKYCSERCRRNKHRSHDA; encoded by the coding sequence ATGAGCAACAAGATGCGCAAAAAGCGCGACCTGCCCGAGAAGGTCTGCCCGGTCTGCGGGCGGCCGTTCAAGTGGCGGAAGAAGTGGGCCGACGACTGGGAGCACGTGAAGTACTGCAGCGAGCGCTGCCGTCGCAACAAACACCGGTCACACGACGCGTGA
- a CDS encoding sporulation protein gives MKKLLASIGIGNATVDTVLSSTTVRPGDVVDAAIHIKGGNAEQEVHYIELELETRYRDEVGDGEAYVDATLATYRLTDGFTITPGMDKTLSAEIEIPHHTPLTMGDARVWVETDLEVPMAIDPSDKDPLTVQPTPTMQAVFDGAEALGLAFRKADCEADPYSRYVSGRSFVQEFTFRPSRGSTFAGRLDEVEFIFAPSANSLQVFVEVDRRGGFLSEAFDSDEHKTGFTLRTADAREARSHLESAIQQAL, from the coding sequence ATGAAAAAACTCCTCGCCTCTATCGGAATTGGCAACGCTACGGTCGACACCGTATTATCCTCTACCACCGTGCGTCCAGGGGATGTCGTCGATGCGGCGATTCACATCAAGGGCGGCAATGCCGAGCAGGAGGTCCACTACATCGAGCTGGAACTCGAAACGCGCTACCGTGATGAAGTGGGCGACGGGGAGGCGTATGTGGATGCCACCCTGGCCACTTATCGCCTAACCGACGGCTTTACCATCACGCCGGGCATGGACAAGACCCTCTCGGCGGAAATCGAGATTCCGCACCACACGCCGCTCACCATGGGCGACGCCCGCGTATGGGTCGAAACGGACCTGGAGGTTCCCATGGCCATCGATCCGTCGGACAAGGATCCGCTCACGGTGCAGCCTACGCCCACCATGCAGGCCGTATTCGACGGCGCCGAGGCGCTGGGGCTTGCCTTCCGAAAGGCCGATTGCGAAGCTGACCCCTACAGCCGCTACGTCAGCGGACGCTCGTTTGTGCAGGAGTTTACGTTTCGGCCCAGCCGCGGCAGCACGTTTGCCGGTAGGCTCGACGAGGTGGAGTTCATCTTCGCGCCTTCGGCCAACAGCCTGCAGGTATTTGTGGAAGTGGACCGACGCGGCGGCTTCTTATCGGAAGCCTTCGACAGCGACGAGCACAAAACCGGGTTTACGCTTCGCACCGCCGACGCCCGCGAGGCCCGCTCGCATCTCGAATCGGCCATTCAGCAGGCGCTTTAG
- the tsaE gene encoding tRNA (adenosine(37)-N6)-threonylcarbamoyltransferase complex ATPase subunit type 1 TsaE, with translation MAASVRRLFPYTSHSLADTRALAHRLAEALPPGTVLALSGDLGTGKTHLVKGLAEALGIDPTTVRSPTFTIVHSYTEGTRPLHHFDAYRMGTPAAFEELGFASYLDGDGLCVIEWPERVASLLPPDAVWLSLSHEGPSTRRFEWGRKTSDD, from the coding sequence ATGGCCGCCTCCGTACGTCGCCTCTTTCCCTACACCAGCCACAGTCTCGCAGACACCCGCGCCCTGGCGCACCGGTTGGCTGAGGCGCTTCCCCCCGGCACCGTCCTGGCACTGTCCGGCGACTTGGGCACGGGCAAAACGCATCTTGTAAAGGGACTCGCCGAAGCCCTGGGCATCGACCCGACGACCGTCCGAAGCCCCACCTTCACCATCGTGCACTCCTACACCGAGGGCACGCGCCCGCTCCATCATTTCGATGCGTACCGCATGGGCACGCCCGCAGCGTTTGAGGAACTGGGCTTTGCCTCCTACCTCGACGGCGACGGCCTCTGCGTCATCGAGTGGCCCGAGCGCGTGGCTTCGCTGCTGCCGCCTGATGCCGTGTGGCTCTCTCTCAGCCACGAAGGCCCTTCCACCCGCCGGTTCGAATGGGGCCGCAAAACATCAGATGATTAA
- a CDS encoding ABC transporter permease: protein MRIVDLCRLAWNSIGRNATRSALTGIGVAIAVAALFALLSYGAGLQQVARSEYNALQLYNTLRVTTHYIPSLTSPREAMSAPQEPVPLTDSLVQAIEAVSGVRAAYPEVTFPATVDANGQRLPVAGEAIPQTFQSIAAYQPISGRFFSSSNAAEVLLSPSVARRLGFTPAASVVGDTIQLSTASLNFDRLTSMAAVFSRGIAALPMGRRVYDVRVAGLLPQAQQPLSGLTRVLLPLGFAKSLKKISFFSTMDLIFRNAETQEGYQAVRVQLAEGTRHDAVTQRIEAMGVYVTSFRDQFGRVEQLFLVLDLALGIIGGIALIVAVIGIANTIMMNIRERYPEIGVMMAVGGDARDLRRLFVAESGLLGMLGATAGLLLGFGVVEGIDAVLAFYLQRMGLPLIEVFAHPWPLLLGIWGGAVLISVLAGWAPARRASRIEPVSALRSV, encoded by the coding sequence ATGCGCATCGTTGACCTTTGTCGCCTGGCCTGGAACAGCATCGGCCGGAATGCGACGCGGAGCGCCCTCACAGGGATTGGGGTAGCCATTGCGGTGGCTGCCCTTTTTGCGTTGTTGTCGTACGGTGCCGGATTGCAGCAGGTGGCGCGCAGCGAGTACAATGCGCTGCAGCTCTACAACACGCTACGGGTAACCACGCACTACATCCCGTCGCTCACATCGCCCCGTGAGGCGATGAGCGCCCCGCAAGAGCCCGTGCCGCTCACCGATAGTTTGGTGCAAGCCATTGAGGCTGTGTCCGGCGTGCGGGCCGCGTATCCGGAAGTGACGTTTCCGGCGACGGTCGATGCCAACGGGCAGCGGCTGCCGGTTGCTGGGGAAGCCATCCCGCAAACGTTTCAGTCGATCGCGGCCTATCAGCCCATAAGCGGCCGGTTTTTTTCGTCAAGCAATGCCGCAGAAGTGCTGCTGAGCCCGTCGGTTGCGCGGCGGCTGGGCTTCACGCCGGCCGCGTCCGTTGTGGGCGATACCATTCAGCTCTCCACCGCTTCCCTCAACTTCGACCGCCTCACAAGCATGGCGGCGGTGTTCAGCCGCGGGATTGCTGCGCTGCCGATGGGGCGGCGGGTGTACGATGTGCGCGTCGCGGGCTTACTTCCGCAGGCGCAACAGCCGCTCTCGGGCCTCACGCGGGTGCTACTGCCGCTGGGCTTTGCAAAGAGCCTGAAGAAGATCAGCTTTTTTTCCACGATGGATCTCATCTTTCGCAACGCCGAAACCCAAGAGGGCTACCAGGCCGTACGCGTGCAACTTGCCGAGGGCACCCGGCATGACGCCGTCACGCAGCGCATTGAGGCCATGGGCGTGTATGTGACGAGCTTTCGGGATCAGTTTGGGCGCGTAGAGCAGCTCTTTCTTGTGCTCGACCTGGCGCTGGGCATCATTGGCGGTATTGCGCTGATTGTGGCGGTTATTGGCATTGCCAACACGATCATGATGAACATCCGCGAGCGGTATCCCGAAATTGGCGTGATGATGGCGGTGGGAGGCGATGCGCGCGATTTGCGGCGGCTGTTTGTGGCGGAGAGCGGACTGCTTGGCATGCTGGGCGCCACCGCGGGGTTGCTGTTGGGCTTTGGGGTGGTGGAAGGGATTGACGCGGTCTTGGCGTTTTATTTGCAGCGTATGGGCCTTCCGCTGATTGAGGTGTTTGCGCATCCATGGCCCCTGCTGCTTGGGATTTGGGGCGGGGCCGTGCTTATCAGCGTGCTGGCCGGCTGGGCCCCCGCCCGGCGCGCGTCGCGCATCGAACCGGTGAGTGCGCTTCGGAGCGTGTAA
- a CDS encoding UDP-glucose dehydrogenase family protein, producing the protein MNITIIGTGYVGLVSGTCFAEMGNTVTCVDIDDAKVEKLRAGTLPIYEPDLEHYFARNRKEGRLHFTTDLRAGIADSDVIFMALPTPPGADGEADLSYVLGAAGDVADLLRAEDDADYRIIVNKSTVPVGTADKVRDVMTERGLVPGTDFDVVSNPEFLREGAAVDDFMKPDRVVIGTSSDRAAEIMERLYEPFVRQGNPILVVDERSAEMIKYAANSILATRISFMNEIANLCEKVGANVDKVRLGISKDHRIGRHFLYSGIGFGGSCFPKDVQALARTGAQNDYNFQILNAVLDVNDAQRRLMVDRLDDYFDGDLAGKTIALWGLAFKPNTDDIREAPAHVIIEGLLERGANVVAFDPEAIETTREVFGDAITYADSMYDALPDADALVICTEWHEFRRPDLGKVRDLLKAPLIFDGRNVFEPQRMANMGFAYYSIGRPHVAPQQDDEAIEAALATNGQA; encoded by the coding sequence ATGAACATTACGATTATTGGGACCGGCTATGTGGGCCTGGTCTCTGGCACGTGCTTCGCCGAAATGGGCAACACCGTGACCTGCGTAGACATCGACGACGCAAAAGTCGAGAAGCTGCGCGCCGGTACGCTCCCTATCTACGAACCCGACCTGGAGCACTACTTTGCGCGCAACCGCAAAGAAGGACGGCTGCACTTCACCACCGACCTGCGCGCCGGAATCGCCGACAGCGACGTGATCTTTATGGCCCTGCCCACGCCTCCTGGGGCCGACGGCGAGGCCGACCTGTCGTACGTCTTGGGTGCCGCCGGCGACGTAGCCGATCTGCTGCGGGCCGAAGACGATGCGGACTATCGCATCATCGTGAACAAGAGCACCGTGCCGGTGGGTACGGCGGATAAGGTACGCGACGTGATGACGGAGCGCGGCCTGGTACCGGGCACCGATTTCGACGTGGTGTCGAATCCGGAATTCCTGCGCGAGGGCGCGGCCGTCGATGACTTCATGAAGCCCGACCGCGTCGTCATTGGTACGTCGAGCGACCGCGCGGCCGAGATTATGGAGCGCCTCTACGAACCGTTCGTGCGGCAGGGCAATCCCATCCTGGTGGTGGACGAGCGCTCGGCCGAGATGATCAAGTACGCGGCCAATTCCATCCTGGCAACGCGCATCTCGTTCATGAACGAGATCGCCAACCTGTGCGAGAAGGTGGGGGCGAACGTGGACAAGGTGCGCCTCGGGATTAGCAAAGACCATCGCATTGGGCGACACTTCCTGTACTCGGGCATTGGCTTTGGCGGGAGCTGCTTCCCGAAGGATGTGCAGGCGCTGGCCCGCACCGGCGCGCAGAACGACTACAACTTTCAGATCCTCAACGCGGTGCTCGACGTGAACGACGCCCAGCGCCGCCTCATGGTGGATCGCCTCGACGACTACTTCGATGGCGACCTAGCAGGCAAAACCATCGCCCTGTGGGGCCTGGCGTTCAAGCCCAACACCGATGACATTCGGGAAGCGCCCGCACACGTTATCATCGAAGGACTGCTGGAGCGCGGCGCCAACGTTGTGGCGTTCGACCCGGAGGCCATCGAGACCACGCGCGAGGTGTTTGGCGATGCCATCACCTACGCCGACAGCATGTACGACGCCCTGCCCGATGCCGACGCCCTCGTCATCTGCACCGAGTGGCACGAGTTCCGCCGCCCGGATCTTGGCAAGGTGCGCGACCTGCTGAAGGCACCGCTCATCTTCGACGGCCGCAATGTGTTCGAGCCGCAGCGCATGGCCAACATGGGCTTTGCCTACTACAGCATTGGCCGCCCGCACGTGGCGCCGCAGCAAGATGACGAAGCGATCGAGGCCGCGCTTGCCACCAACGGGCAGGCCTAG
- a CDS encoding UDP-glucuronic acid decarboxylase family protein — protein sequence MPRTLITGGAGFLGSHLCDRFIAEGHEVLCMDNLITGNPDNIAHLFERDDERFTFIKHDVTNYIHVGGDLDYVLHFASPASPIDYLKLPIQTLKVGALGTHKALGLAKAKNARFLLASTSEVYGDPQTHPQKETYWGNVNPIGPRGVYDEAKRFAEAITMAYNRYHGVETRIVRIFNTYGPRMRIDDGRALPTFMSQALRGDPLTVYGDGSQTRSFQYVDDLVEGIYRLLMSSVEEPVNIGNPDEITIKEFAEEIIRLTGSSSTITYEELPKDDPQVRQPDITRARERLQWAPAVDRAEGLARTLDYFRSAVPTSDTASVSS from the coding sequence ATGCCACGTACACTCATCACCGGGGGGGCTGGCTTCCTCGGCTCGCATCTGTGCGACCGGTTCATCGCGGAGGGCCACGAGGTCCTCTGCATGGACAACCTGATCACGGGCAACCCGGACAACATCGCGCACCTTTTTGAGCGCGATGACGAACGGTTTACCTTCATCAAGCACGACGTCACCAACTACATCCACGTAGGCGGCGACCTCGATTACGTGCTGCACTTTGCCAGCCCGGCCTCGCCCATCGACTACCTGAAGCTCCCCATCCAAACGCTAAAGGTGGGGGCGCTGGGCACGCACAAGGCGCTGGGACTGGCCAAAGCCAAGAACGCGCGCTTTTTGCTCGCCTCAACCAGCGAGGTGTACGGCGATCCGCAAACGCACCCGCAGAAGGAAACGTACTGGGGCAACGTCAACCCTATCGGGCCGCGGGGCGTGTACGACGAGGCCAAGCGCTTTGCCGAGGCCATCACCATGGCCTACAACCGGTACCACGGCGTAGAGACGCGCATCGTGCGCATCTTTAACACCTACGGCCCGCGCATGCGCATCGACGATGGCCGCGCGCTGCCCACCTTTATGAGCCAGGCCCTGCGGGGCGATCCGCTCACGGTGTATGGCGATGGTAGCCAAACGCGTTCGTTTCAGTACGTGGACGATCTCGTGGAGGGGATTTACCGCCTGCTGATGAGCTCCGTCGAAGAGCCTGTCAACATTGGCAACCCCGACGAGATTACGATCAAGGAGTTTGCGGAAGAGATCATCCGGCTGACGGGATCGTCCAGCACCATCACGTACGAGGAGCTGCCCAAGGACGACCCGCAGGTGCGCCAGCCCGACATTACGCGGGCCCGCGAGCGTTTGCAGTGGGCGCCGGCTGTTGACCGCGCCGAAGGGCTAGCGCGCACGCTCGACTACTTCCGCAGTGCCGTGCCAACCAGCGATACCGCATCGGTGTCCTCCTAG
- the cysD gene encoding sulfate adenylyltransferase subunit CysD, whose translation MVIADDTSKHLKWLESEAIHVIREAEAQFERPVLMFSGGKDSLLLAYLARKAFYPGTVPFPLLHVDTGHNFPEALDFRDDLAERWDLNIIVRTVQSSIDKGRVKEETGPNASRNKLQIVTLLDAIDEFKFDVALGGARRDEEKARAKERFFSHRDRFGQWDPKNQRPELWNLYNGRSNPGEHFRAFPLSNWTELDVWQYILQEDLEIPSLYLAHQREMVERDGVLLAKSPYITLKDDEYYTEKMVRFRTIGDMTCTGAVESTATTLEEVVAEVATTQQAERGARADDQRSEAAMEDRKRQGYF comes from the coding sequence ATGGTTATCGCAGACGATACCTCGAAGCATCTCAAGTGGCTGGAGTCGGAAGCCATCCACGTGATTCGCGAAGCCGAGGCGCAGTTTGAGCGTCCGGTGCTCATGTTTAGCGGCGGGAAGGACTCGCTCCTGCTGGCGTACTTGGCCCGCAAGGCGTTTTACCCGGGCACGGTGCCGTTTCCGTTGCTGCACGTGGACACCGGCCACAACTTCCCCGAGGCCCTCGACTTTCGCGACGACCTCGCCGAGCGATGGGACCTCAACATCATTGTGCGCACCGTGCAGTCGTCCATCGACAAGGGGCGCGTGAAGGAAGAAACCGGCCCCAATGCCAGCCGCAACAAGTTGCAGATCGTGACGCTGCTGGATGCCATCGACGAGTTTAAGTTCGACGTGGCCCTGGGCGGCGCGCGCCGCGATGAGGAGAAGGCGCGCGCAAAGGAACGCTTCTTCTCGCACCGCGACCGCTTTGGGCAGTGGGACCCCAAGAATCAGCGGCCCGAGCTGTGGAACCTGTACAATGGGCGGAGCAACCCCGGCGAGCACTTCCGGGCCTTTCCGCTTAGCAACTGGACGGAGCTCGACGTGTGGCAGTACATCTTGCAGGAGGATCTGGAAATTCCGAGCCTCTACCTGGCGCACCAGCGCGAGATGGTTGAGCGTGACGGCGTCCTCCTGGCCAAGTCGCCCTACATCACGCTGAAGGACGACGAATACTACACCGAGAAGATGGTGCGCTTCCGTACCATTGGCGACATGACGTGCACCGGCGCCGTGGAGTCGACCGCCACAACGCTGGAGGAGGTTGTGGCTGAGGTGGCTACCACCCAGCAGGCCGAGCGCGGCGCGCGTGCTGACGACCAGCGCTCGGAGGCCGCCATGGAAGACCGCAAGCGTCAGGGCTACTTCTAG
- the cysN gene encoding sulfate adenylyltransferase subunit CysN: MDVLRFTTAGSVDDGKSTLIGRLLYDTQQIFEDKLDEIQRNTQREDEELELALLTDGLRAEREQGITIDVAYRYFSTPKRKFIIADTPGHEQYTRNMVTGASTAELAIELIDARKGVLQQSKRHGFIASLLQIPHMIVCVNKMDLVDYDEQVFRDIVAEYEAFATQLDMDDITFIPVSALRGDNVVNKSDRTPWYDGATLLHRLETVKTHASRNQVDFRFPVQNVIRPHQDFRGFGGQVASGKIRPGEEVVILPSNLTSHVDSIVTLAGEQEEAGPGDSVVISLTDEIDVSRGSMIVRSRNRPEATRNIDADLCWMSEEPMRTDRPYIIQHTTRRTQAFASKLVYRLNVDTLHREEADTFKLNEIGRVELETADPLFIDPYKINRSTGNFILIDPDTNATVAAGMIRGKAENVAPFGEQTEQVEEPMVSPNVVWEGLNIPRETREERNGHKAAVLWLTGLSGAGKSTIARALEERLFARGAHTMLLDGDNVRHGLCGDLGFTARDREENIRRVGEVARLFFEQGTLTLCTFVSPYREDRDRARQLIAEGRFFEVHVDCDIEVCKERDPKGLYEKAESGEITNFTGISAPYEAPEDPEIVVHTDTDDVETCVDQIMEALEAAEILQAR; the protein is encoded by the coding sequence ATGGACGTTCTTCGCTTTACAACCGCCGGTAGCGTAGATGACGGCAAGAGCACGCTCATTGGCCGGCTGCTCTACGATACCCAGCAAATTTTTGAGGATAAGCTCGACGAGATTCAGCGCAACACGCAGCGCGAGGATGAGGAGCTGGAGCTTGCGCTTCTCACCGACGGCTTGCGCGCCGAGCGGGAGCAGGGCATTACGATTGACGTGGCCTACCGCTACTTCTCGACGCCCAAGCGCAAGTTCATCATTGCCGACACGCCGGGCCACGAGCAGTACACGCGCAACATGGTCACCGGCGCCTCTACCGCCGAGCTGGCCATCGAGCTGATTGACGCACGCAAGGGCGTGCTGCAGCAGTCGAAGCGCCACGGATTCATCGCCTCGCTCCTCCAAATTCCGCACATGATTGTGTGCGTGAATAAGATGGACCTGGTGGACTACGACGAGCAGGTGTTTCGCGATATCGTGGCCGAGTACGAAGCGTTTGCCACGCAGCTGGACATGGACGACATCACGTTCATTCCGGTGTCGGCCCTGCGCGGCGACAACGTCGTCAACAAGTCCGACCGCACGCCGTGGTACGACGGCGCGACGCTCCTGCACCGCCTGGAGACGGTAAAAACGCATGCGAGCCGCAATCAGGTGGACTTCCGCTTTCCGGTGCAGAACGTCATCCGGCCGCACCAGGACTTCCGCGGCTTTGGGGGGCAGGTGGCCTCTGGCAAGATTCGCCCCGGCGAAGAAGTCGTCATTCTGCCGTCGAACCTCACGTCGCACGTTGACTCGATTGTGACGCTGGCCGGTGAGCAGGAAGAAGCCGGGCCGGGCGATTCGGTGGTGATCTCGCTGACCGACGAGATTGATGTGAGCCGTGGGTCCATGATTGTGCGCAGCCGGAACCGTCCGGAGGCCACGCGCAACATCGACGCCGACCTCTGCTGGATGAGCGAGGAGCCGATGCGCACCGACCGGCCCTACATCATTCAGCACACCACGCGCCGCACGCAGGCGTTTGCATCGAAGCTGGTGTACCGCCTCAACGTCGATACGCTGCACCGCGAAGAGGCCGACACGTTCAAGCTCAACGAGATTGGCCGGGTAGAGCTCGAAACCGCCGATCCGTTGTTCATTGATCCCTACAAGATCAACCGGTCGACGGGCAACTTCATTCTCATCGACCCAGACACCAACGCAACGGTGGCTGCTGGCATGATTCGCGGCAAGGCCGAAAACGTAGCGCCCTTCGGCGAGCAGACCGAGCAGGTTGAAGAGCCGATGGTGTCGCCGAACGTGGTGTGGGAAGGCCTCAACATTCCGCGGGAAACGCGCGAGGAGCGCAACGGCCATAAGGCCGCTGTGCTGTGGCTTACCGGGCTCTCGGGCGCCGGCAAGTCGACCATTGCGCGGGCCCTCGAAGAGCGGCTGTTTGCCCGCGGCGCGCACACCATGCTGTTGGATGGCGACAATGTGCGCCACGGCCTGTGCGGCGACCTGGGCTTCACCGCCCGCGACCGCGAAGAAAACATCCGCCGCGTTGGCGAAGTTGCGCGTCTCTTCTTTGAGCAGGGCACCCTCACGCTGTGCACTTTTGTGTCGCCCTACCGCGAGGATCGCGACCGGGCCCGTCAGCTCATCGCCGAGGGTCGCTTCTTTGAGGTGCACGTCGACTGCGACATCGAGGTGTGCAAGGAGCGCGATCCGAAGGGGCTGTACGAGAAAGCCGAGAGTGGTGAGATCACCAACTTTACCGGGATCTCGGCGCCGTACGAAGCGCCCGAAGATCCGGAGATTGTGGTGCACACCGATACCGACGACGTGGAGACGTGCGTCGATCAGATCATGGAGGCGCTGGAAGCAGCCGAGATACTGCAGGCCCGCTAG